A genomic region of Cannabis sativa cultivar Pink pepper isolate KNU-18-1 chromosome 1, ASM2916894v1, whole genome shotgun sequence contains the following coding sequences:
- the LOC115707096 gene encoding exportin-T, giving the protein MADLEKAILILFDESGAVDSELKLKAKEYCDKIKEEPAICRLCIEKLCFSNLVQIQFWCLQTLHDVIRVGYSAISPDERYLIRKSVFSIACFEGLDDHNVRILEGPAFIKNKLAQILVTLIYSEYPLIWWSLFVDFLPHLSKGAAVIDMFCRVLNALDVELISLDYPRTPEEMTVGGRVKDEMRQHCVSQIVRAWYDIISLYRNSDEVLCSSVLESMKRYVSWIDIGLIVNDAFIPLLFELVLVDRLSEPLRCAAAGCLLAVVSKRMDHQTKLSLLQNLRINRVFGLVNKDGDSELISSLAQLLTGYAVEVLECFKRLNSEDAKSISMELLDEVLPSVFYVMQHCELDSTFSIVQFLSCYVATMKSLSPLREKQLLHVGQILEVIRSQIRYNPIYRESLDKLDKTGQEEEDRMVEFRKDLFVLLRTVGRVAPNVTHLFIRNSLASAAESPRERNVEEVEAALSLLYAFGESLSDEAMRTGSGLLSELVPQLLSTTFPCHSNRLVALVYLETITRYLKFVQENAEYIPMVLNAFLDERGMHHPSIYVSRRASYLFMRVVKLLKVKLVPYIEKILQSLQDTVARFTSLNCTSKELTGSEDGSHIFEAIGILIGMEDVPPAKQADYLSSLLTPLCHQVEALLINAKVLTPEETPVKVASIQQIIIAINSLSKGFSERLVTTSRPAIGIMFKQTLDVLLQVLIAFPKIDPLRSKVTSFLHRMVETLGASVFPYLPKALEQLLAESEPKEMVGLLVLLNQLICKFSTLVHSILDEVFPAIAGRILSVIPRDVFPSGPGTNNEEIRELQELQRTFYTFLHVIATHDLSSVFLSPKSREYLHPIMQLLLFTACKHKDITVRKACVQIFIRLIKDWCGRPQTEEMLPGFQSFIIENFAMHCCLYSVLEKSFEFRDANTIALFGEIVLAQKVMYEKFGDDFLVHVVSKGLPPAHCPQDMAEQYCQKLQGCDIKALKSFYQSFIENLRVHQNGSLVFR; this is encoded by the exons ATGGCTGATCTTGAGAAGGCAATACTGATACTTTTTGATGAATCGGGCGCAGTTGATTCGGAGTTGAAATTAAAGGCAAAGGAATATTGTGATAAAATAAAGGAAGAACCGGCAATCTGTAGACTTTGCATAGAAAAGTTGTGCTTTTCTAACTTGGTTCAGATACAGTTTTGGTGTTTACAGACCCTTCACGATGTTATTCGAGTTGGGTATTCAGCGATTAGTCCAGACGAGAggtatttaattagaaaatctgTGTTCTCTATTGCCTGTTTCGAGGGATTGGATGATCACAATGTTAGGATATTGGAGGGTCCTGCATTTATTAAGAACAAACTTGCTCAAATTTTGGTGACTCTTATATATTCGGAATATCCATTGATATGGTGGTCTTTATTTGTAGACTTTTTGCCTCATTTGAGCAAAGGGGCAGCAGTAATAGATATGTTCTGTCGGGTTTTGAATGCGTTGGATGTTGAATTAATTAGCTTGGACTATCCTCGAACACCTGAAGAAATGACTGTTGGAGGGCGGGTGAAGGATGAAATGAGGCAGCATTGTGTATCTCAAATAGTTAGAGCTTGGTATGATATAATATCTTTGTATAGAAATTCGGATGAAGTACTTTGTTCTAGCGTATTAGAATCTATGAAGAGATACGTCTCTTGGATTGACATTGGCTTAATTGTGAATGATGCTTTTATCCCATTGTTGTTTGAGTTGGTTTTGGTTGATCGGCTATCAGAGCCACTTCGTTGTGCTGCAGCCGGATGTTTGTTGGCAGTTGTTTCTAAGCGAATGGATCATCAAACAAAACTGTCTCTCTTGCAAAATCTCCGCATCAATCGGGTTTTTGGGTTGGTAAACAAGGATGGGGATTCAGAATTGATTTCTAGCTTAGCTCAACTTCTTACAGGGTATGCTGTGGAGGTTTTAGAGTGCTTTAAACGATTGAATTCTGAGGATGCTAAGAGTATCTCCATGGAGCTTCTAGATGAAGTTTTGCCCTCTGTTTTTTATGTAATGCAGCATTGCGAATTGGATTCGACATTTAGTATAGTTCAGTTTCTTTCATGCTATGTTGCCACAATGAAGAGTCTTTCTCCTTTGAGAGAGAAACAGCTGCTTCATGTGGGTCAGATATTGGAAGTAATTCGTTCTCAGATACGATACAATCCTATCTACCGTGAAAGTCTTGATAAATTAGATAAGACTGGGCAAGAGGAAGAAGATAGGATGGTAGAGTTTAGAAAAGATTTATTTGTTCTGCTTCGTACTGTTGGTCGTGTAGCGCCTAATGTTACTCACTTATTCATCAGAAATTCATTAGCTAGTGCTGCTGAATCTCCACGAGAGAGAAATGTAGAAGAGGTGGAGGCtgcactctctcttctctatgCATTTGGTGAATCTTTAAGTGATGAGGCTATGAGAACTGGGAGTGGACTCTTGAGTGAGTTGGTGCCCCAGCTGCTGTCTACAACGTTTCCTTGCCACTCTAACAGGCTGGTGGCTCTTGTGTATTTGGAAACAATAACAAGATATTTGAAGTTTGTTCAGGAAAATGCAGAATATATTCCCATGGTGTTGAATGCTTTTCTTGATGAAAGGGGTATGCACCACCCCAGTATCTACGTGAGTCGTAGGGCTAGCTATCTGTTCATGAGGGTTGTGAAATTGCTGAAAGTGAAACTTGTTCCCTACATAGAGAAAATTTTGCAG AGCTTACAAGATACAGTTGCTCGCTTTACTAGTTTGAATTGCACATCAAAAGAGCTTACGGGATCTGAAGATGGCAGTCACATTTTTGAG GCTATTGGTATATTAATCGGTATGGAAGATGTGCCACCAGCAAAACAAGCAGATTATCTTTCTTCTTTGCTCACTCCTCTTTGCCATCAG GTAGAGGCATTGCTTATTAATGCCAAAGTATTGACTCCAGAAGAGACGCCTGTAAAAGTTGCAAGCATACAGCAGATAATCATCGCAATTAATTCTCTCAgcaag GGTTTCAGTGAGCGTCTTGTCACTACCAGCCGTCCTGCAATTGGGATCATGTTTAAGCAG ACATTAGATGTTCTCCTCCAAGTCCTTATTGCGTTTCCAAAGATAGATCCCTTGCGAAGCAAG GTGACATCATTTTTGCACCGCATGGTGGAAACATTGGGAGCCTCTGTCTTTCCATACCTTCCAAAGGCATTGGAGCAATTGCTGGCAGAAAGTGag CCAAAGGAGATGGTTGGTTTGCTTGTGTTGCTGAACCAACTTATATGCAAATTCAGCACATTAGTCCATAGCATCTTGGATGAAGTATTTCCTGCCATTGCTGGTAGGATATTGAGTGTTATTCCAAGAGATGTATTTCCATCAGGGCCTGGAACTAATAATGAG GAAATTCGCGAATTGCAAGAACTTCAGCGGACTTTCTATACTTTTCTTCATGTGATAGCCACACACGACCTTTCTTCTGTTTTCTTATCTCCTAAAAGCAGGGAGTACTTACATCCTATAATGCAGTTGCTATTGTTTACTGCTTGTAAGCACAAGGATATCACTGTTAGAAAG GCATGTGTTCAGATATTTATTAGATTAATCAAAGATTGGTGCGGCAGGCCTCAAACAGAAGAAATG TTACCTGGTTTCCAAAGCTTCATAATAGAAAACTTTGCAATGCATTGTTGTTTGTACAGCGTGCTTGAAAAGTCCTTTGAATTTCGTGATGCAAATACT ATTGCTTTGTTCGGAGAAATTGTATTAGCTCAGAAGGTTATGTACGAGAAGTTTGGGGATGATTTTCTAGTTCATGTTGTTTCAAAAGGCCTCCCACCAGCACATTGCCCACAGGATATGGCAGAGCAGTATTGCCAGAAGTTGCAG GGTTGTGATATAAAGGCATTGAAATCATTCTATCAGTCCTTCATTGAAAACTTAAGGGTTCACCAGAATGGCAGCCTTGTTTTCAGATAG
- the LOC115707105 gene encoding linoleate 13S-lipoxygenase 3-1, chloroplastic has product MALAKEIMCGSIIESTSFSSSASYSKVFLNQNFRRNQTRFLVSPVLVPLEQRRTLHLRKVVRGPVAAISEDLVRSKAIQPSSSSPVESPVESKPVSFKVRAVVTVRNKNKEDFKETLVKHLDAITDKIGRNVVLELISTQTDPRTNGPKKSKEAVLRDWSKKVNVKAERVNYTAEFEVDSNFGIPGAITVTNKHQKEFFLEAITVEGLACGPVHFPCNSWVQSKKDHPAKRIFFSNKPYLPSETPAGLKVLREKELKILRGNGKGVRKLSDRIYDFDVYNDLGNPDKSTELARPKLGGKEIPYPRRCRTGRLPTDTDLQAESRIEKPFPLYVPRDEQFEESKQASFSFGRLKAVLHNLIPSLKASFSAENQEFSGFADIDNLYSEGILLKLGVQEELLKKLPLNLVTRIQQNKGILKYDTPKIISKDKFAWLRDDEFARQAIAGVNPVSIERMTVFPPVSKLDPEIYGPQESALKDEHILGHLNGMTVQQALDEKKLFMVDYHDIFLPFLDKINSLDGRRTYATRTIYFLSPQGTLKPVAIELSLPQTGPSSRSKRVVTPPVDATSNWVWQLAKAHVCTNDAGVHQLVNHWLRTHASLEPFILSAHRQMSAMHPIYKLLDPHMRYTLEINALARQNLINADGVIEACFTAGRYGMEISAAAYKSMWRFDQENLPADLVRRGMAVPDPTQPHGVKVVIEDYPYANDGLLIWGAIENWVSTYVNRYYPNSSVVCNDLELQNWYSESINVGHADVRNASWWPKLETPEDLTSILTTLIWLASAQHAALNFGQYPYGGYVPNRPPLMRRLIPEENDPEYATFVADPQKYFLLALPSVLQSTKFMAVVDTLSTHSPDEEYIGERQQPSIWSGDPEIVEAFYEFSAQVKNIEKEIERRNNDPSLRNRCGAGVLPYELLAPSSEPGVTCRGVPNSVSI; this is encoded by the exons ATGGCACTGGCTAAAGAAATTATGTGTGGTTCTATAATTGAAAGTACTTCTTTTTCTTCCTCTGCTTCTTACTCAAAAGTGTTTTTGAATCAAAATTTTCGCCGGAATCAAACCCGGTTTTTGGTGAGTCCTGTTTTGGTCCCTTTGGAACAAAGGAGGACACTACATTTGAGGAAGGTTGTGAGGGGTCCCGTGGCGGCTATCAGTGAAGATTTGGTAAGGAGTAAGGCTATCcagccttcttcttcttccccagTTGAGTCTCCAGTTGAATCGAAACCTGTTAGCTTCAAGGTCAGAGCCGTGGTGACCGTGAGAAACAAGAACAAAGAAGACTTTAAAGAGACCCTTGTTAAGCACTTAGATGCCATAACTGATAAAATTGGTAGAAATGTTGTTTTGGAACTCATCAGTACCCAAACAGACCCAA GAACTAATGGTCCAAAGAAGAGCAAAGAGGCTGTTCTGAGAGATTGGTCAAAGAAAGTTAATGTCAAAGCAGAAAGGGTTAATTACACAGCTGAGTTTGAGGTGGATTCTAACTTTGGTATTCCTGGAGCAATTACTGTGACTAACAAGCATCAAAAGGAGTTTTTCTTAGAGGCCATAACTGTTGAAGGATTAGCATGTGGTCCTGTACATTTCCCCTGCAATTCTTGGGTCCAATCTAAAAAAGATCATCCTGCCAAGAGGATATTTTTCTCTAATAAG CCATATTTACCAAGTGAAACTCCAGCAGGGCTTAAAGTCTTGAGAGAAAAAGAGCTAAAGATCTTGAGAGGAAATGGCAAAGGAGTTAGAAAATTATCAGACAGGATTTATGACTTTGATGTGTACAATGATTTGGGAAACCCAGATAAGTCAACTGAATTAGCTCGTCCTAAACTTGgtggtaaagaaatcccatatCCTAGACGGTGTCGTACTGGTCGTCTCCCTACTGATACTG ATTTGCAAGCAGAGAGTAGAATCGAGAAGCCATTCCCTTTGTATGTGCCAAGAGATGAACAATTTGAGGAGTCAAAACAGGCCAGTTTCTCATTTGGGAGACTGAAAGCAGTGTTGCATAATTTAATACCTTCCTTAAAGGCTAGCTTTTCAGCTGAAAACCAAGAATTCAGTGGTTTTGCTGACATTGATAACCTTTATAGTGAAGGTATACTACTCAAATTGGGTGTGCAAGAAGAACTTCTCAAGAAGCTACCTTTGAATTTGGTTACCCGAATCCAACAAAATAAAGGCATACTCAAATATGACACTCCTAAAATTATTTCAA AGGATAAATTTGCTTGGCTGAGGGACGATGAATTTGCTCGTCAAGCGATCGCGGGGGTTAATCCGGTCTCCATAGAGAGAATGACTGTTTTTCCACCAGTGAGCAAGCTTGACCCTGAAATTTATGGACCCCAAGAGTCTGCTCTTAAAGATGAGCATATTCTTGGCCATCTCAATGGCATGACAGTCCAGCAG GCCTTGGATGAAAAGAAGCTATTCATGGTGGATTATCATGACATATTCCTTCCATTCCTTGACAAGATCAACTCACTCGATGGTCGAAGAACCTACGCTACTCGAACCATTTATTTCCTATCACCCCAAGGCACCCTTAAGCCTGTAGCCATAGAGCTTAGCCTCCCACAAACCGGACCAAGTTCCCGGTCTAAGCGTGTGGTGACACCACCTGTGGATGCCACCTCCAATTGGGTGTGGCAGCTTGCCAAGGCTCACGTTTGCACTAACGATGCCGGAGTCCATCAACTAGTAAACCATTG GTTACGTACGCATGCTAGCCTTGAACCGTTTATATTGTCCGCACATCGGCAAATGAGCGCAATGCATCCCATATACAAGCTTTTGGATCCTCACATGAGATATACTCTGGAGATCAATGCTTTGGCACGACAGAATCTTATCAACGCCGATGGCGTCATTGAGGCTTGTTTCACAGCCGGTCGCTACGGCATGGAAATCAGTGCTGCTGCTTACAAAAGCATGTGGCGTTTTGACCAGGAAAATCTCCCTGCCGATTTGGTTCGAAG AGGAATGGCTGTTCCTGACCCCACACAGCCACATGGTGTGAAGGTTGTAATAGAAGATTACCCATATGCCAACGACGGACTCTTGATATGGGGCGCAATTGAGAACTGGGTCAGCACTTATGTCAACCGGTACTACCCAAATTCAAGCGTGGTTTGTAACGACTTGGAGTTGCAGAACTGGTACAGTGAGTCCATCAATGTGGGCCACGCCGATGTTAGGAATGCAAGTTGGTGGCCCAAGCTAGAGACTCCTGAGGATCTAACTTCTATCCTCACTACCCTCATTTGGCTTGCCTCAGCCCAACATGCAGCCCTTAATTTTGGGCAGTACCCATATGGTGGCTACGTTCCTAACCGCCCACCACTAATGAGGAGATTGATCCCTGAAGAGAATGATCCAGAGTATGCCACTTTTGTTGCTGACCCTCAGAAATACTTCCTTTTAGCATTGCCTTCTGTGTTACAATCCACAAAATTTATGGCTGTGGTTGACACTCTCTCTACTCATTCCCCTGACGAGGAGTACATTGGGGAGAGACAGCAGCCATCGATTTGGTCTGGTGATCCCGAGATTGTGGAGGCGTTTTACGAGTTCTCAGCTCAGGTGAAAAATATTGAAAAGGAAATTGAGAGAAGGAACAATGATCCAAGCCTTAGAAATAGGTGTGGAGCTGGGGTGTTACCTTATGAACTACTTGCCCCTAGCTCTGAACCTGGTGTAACATGTAGAGGTGTGCCAAACAGTGTTTCCATATGA
- the LOC115707097 gene encoding trimethyltridecatetraene synthase, translated as MTLSLHLILPTTNMKDLTWVSYTAIWLATVALILLSKRLRRRKLNLPPGPKPWPIIGNLNLIGPLPHRSIHEISKKYGPIMQLQFGSHPVVVGSSVEMAKVILKTHDVIFAGRPKTAAGKYTTYNYSDITWSPYGPYWRQARKMCLMELFSVRRLDSYEYIRKEEMNSLLKGLNESAEKPITLKEHLSNVSLNVISRMVLGKKYTDESENAIVSPEEFKKMLDELFLLSGVLNIGDSIPWIDFLDLQGYIKRMKALSKKFDRFLEHVLDEHNERRKGVKDYVAQDMVDVLLQLAEDPNLEVKLERHGVKAFTQDLIAGGTESSTVTVEWAISEMLKKPDIFEKATEELDRVIGRERWVEEKDIDKLPYINSIVKETMRLHPVAPMLVPRFTREDCQVAGYDIPKDTRVLVNVFTIGRDPSLWDQPEEFMPERFLDKSIDVKGHDFELLPFGAGRRMCPGYSLGLKVIQSSLANLLHGFTWTLPPNMKKEDLDMTEIFGLSTPKKFPLVVISKPRLSPHLYGHGL; from the exons ATGACTCTTTCACTACATCTGATCTTACCCACAACCAACATGAAAGACCTAACTTGGGTTTCCTACACGGCCATTTGGCTCGCCACGGTGGCACTCATCCTCCTCTCCAAACGTCTCCGCCGCCGTAAACTAAACTTACCACCCGGCCCAAAACCCTGGCCCATAATCGGAAACCTCAACTTAATAGGCCCATTACCACACCGCTCCATTCACGAGATCTCCAAGAAGTACGGCCCAATCATGCAACTCCAATTTGGGTCACACCCAGTGGTAGTTGGTTCCTCAGTCGAGATGGCCAAAGTAATCCTCAAAACCCATGACGTAATCTTCGCCGGGCGTCCCAAAACAGCGGCCGGAAAGTACACAACTTACAACTACTCCGACATCACATGGTCCCCTTACGGGCCATACTGGAGACAGGCCCGAAAAATGTGTCTGATGGAGCTGTTCAGTGTTCGAAGACTAGACTCGTACGAGTACATAAGGAAGGAAGAAATGAATTCCTTGCTTAAGGGCCTGAACGAGTCCGCAGAGAAGCCGATCACCCTAAAAGAGCACCTATCTAATGTGAGCCTTAACGTGATTAGCCGAATGGTGCTTGGGAAAAAGTACACGGACGAGTCTGAAAACGCCATCGTTTCACCTGAGGAATTCAAAAAAATGCTTGATGAGCTTTTCTTGCTTAGTGGAGTACTTAACATCGGTGATTCGATACCTTGGATCGATTTCTTGGACCTTCAGGGGTACATCAAGAGAATGAAGGCCCTGAGTAAAAAGTTTGATAGGTTTTTGGAACATGTGCTGGATGAACATAACGAACGAAGAAAGGGTGTCAAGGATTACGTAGCCCAAGATATGGTCGATGTGCTTTTACAGCTCGCTGAAGATCCAAATCTTGAGGTTAAGCTTGAAAGACATGGCGTCAAGGCTTTTACCCAG GATCTAATAGCGGGTGGAACAGAGAGCTCGACAGTGACAGTGGAATGGGCAATCTCAGAGATGTTAAAGAAGCCAGATATTTTCGAAAAAGCAACCGAAGAATTAGACAGAGTGATTGGAAGAGAGAGATGGGTTGAAGAGAAAGACATAGATAAGCTACCCTACATTAATTCCATCGTTAAAGAGACCATGAGATTGCACCCTGTGGCTCCCATGTTGGTCCCAAGATTTACCAGAGAGGATTGTCAAGTGGCGGGCTATGACATTCCCAAGGATACTAGAGTCCTAGTCAATGTGTTTACCATAGGGAGGGACCCTAGCTTATGGGATCAACCAGAGGAGTTTATGCCCGAAAGGTTTCTTGATAAGTCGATTGATGTGAAAGGCCATGATTTTGAGCTCCTTCCATTCGGTGCTGGCAGGCGTATGTGCCCTGGTTACAGTCTTGGTCTAAAGGTGATTCAGTCCAGTTTGGCTAATCTCTTGCACGGTTTCACATGGACCTTACCACCCAACATGAAGAAAGAGGATTTGGACATGACTGAAATTTTTGGGCTTTCAACACCCAAGAAGTTTCCTCTTGTTGTAATTTCTAAGCCTCGACTTTCACCTCATCTTTATGGTCATGGCCTGTAA
- the LOC115707098 gene encoding putative receptor-like protein kinase At1g72540 has protein sequence MILKKIIIKSLLPSCMKPQKVTVPTETRFPASSKDTSSQRLSLSDLSNSSMVSLMSDLSSTLFGSNIHIFTHKELKNITYNFSKTNFLGEGGFGQVYKGFIDDKVRPGLKAQSVAVKVLDLDGKQGHREWLAEVIFLGQLKHPHLVNLIGYCCEDEHRLIVYEFMPRGSLENHIFKGYSGALPWLTRIKIAIGAAKGLSFLHEEEKPVIYRDFKASNILLDSDFTAKLSDFGLAIDGPQGDETHISTRVMGTEGYAAPEYIMTGHVTAMSDVFSYGVVLLELLTGRRCLDKSRRLSREQNLVDWAKPFLKDAHKVDRIMDPRLEGQYSIEGARKAAALAHQCLSHNPKSRPTMSSVVKSLEPLLGLTRDISVPFVYVVPTELREEKVDHDDEDVVLMSSRSNNNGDNNSYQREEKSQSRRRGRKGYRHKYRIRSSRSNAVYSDTTLYKTLGTSLYSPKGQVLAR, from the exons atGATTCTTAAGAAGATCATAATCAAGTCGCTTTTGCCTTCATGTATGAAGCCTCAGAAGGTTACAGTCCCAACAGAGACCAGATTTCCAGCTTCTTCAAAAGATACAAGTTCTCAGAGATTGTCACTTTCCGATTTAAGTAACTCATCTATGGTATCTCTCATGAGTGATCTATCGAGTACACTTTTTGGGTcaaatattcatatttttaCACATAAAGAGCTCAAGAACATCACATACAACTTCTCTAAGACTAACTTTCTTGGCGAAGGTGGTTTTGGACAAGTGTATAAAGGGTTCATTGATGATAAGGTCAGGCCTGGTTTGAAAGCTCAATCTGTAGCGGTTAAAGTTCTCGATTTGGATGGCAAACAAGGCCATCGGGAGTGGCTG GCGGAAGTAATTTTTCTTGGGCAATTAAAGCACCCTCATCTTGTAAACTTGATCGGTTATTGTTGCGAAGATGAACATAGGCTTATTGTCTATGAATTCATGCCTCGGGGAAGCTTAGAGAACCATATTTTCAAAG gtTACTCTGGAGCCTTACCGTGGTTAACGAGAATAAAAATTGCAATTGGAGCTGCGAAAGGCCTGAGTTTCCTACACGAGGAAGAAAAGCCAGTCATATATCGAGATTTCAAAGCTTCAAATATCTTACTAGATTCT GATTTTACTGCTAAGCTTTCTGATTTTGGCTTAGCCATAGATGGTCCACAAGGAGATGAAACGCACATTTCAACGCGCGTAATGGGCACCGAAGGCTATGCTGCTCCGGAGTACATAATGACAG GTCATGTGACAGCTATGAGCGATGTATTTAGTTATGGAGTGGTTCTGTTGGAACTATTAACAGGTAGGCGATGCTTGGACAAGAGCCGAAGACTGAGTAGGGAACAGAACCTTGTTGATTGGGCTAAGCCTTTTTTAAAAGATGCCCATAAAGTGGACCGAATAATGGACCCAAGGCTCGAGGGTCAGTACTCGATCGAAGGGGCTAGGAAAGCAGCTGCTTTGGCTCATCAATGTTTGAGCCACAACCCCAAATCTCGACCCACAATGAGTAGTGTGGTCAAATCGTTGGAGCCACTTTTGGGCTTGACTCGTGACATTTCAGTACCTTTTGTTTATGTTGTTCCCACTGAATTAAGAGAGGAAAAAGTTGATCATGATGATGAAGATGTGGTACTTATGAGTAGTAGAAGTAATAATAATGGAGATAATAATAGTTAccaaagagaggaaaagagccaGAGTCGACGTCGTGGCCGAAAAGGTTATAGGCATAAATACAGGATTAGGTCATCAAGATCCAACGCAGtatattctgatactactttgTATAAAACTCTTGGAACTAGTCTTTACTCCCCAAAAGGACAAGTACTAGCTAGGTGA